In one window of Desulfovibrio sp. UIB00 DNA:
- a CDS encoding DMT family transporter, translating to MKGPSGNGPKSERGACSTSARDAAYVRKGLFLAALTGVIFSLDGPILKQGLVKEPFSIPEFWLLAPLFAAGCHDISAACLSLVLNVAQGKGREVFRTFCSKPGRYCIMGAFMGAPLGMGGYLMGVSLAGPAYALPISTLYPAIAAVLARFFLKERISARAMCGLALCVAGAFTVGWSAPQGGVGGQAFYLGLGFAFLAAFGWASEGVCVTAGMDFIEPVVALNVYQIVSSLLYMLVIVPAAFVLLERGNPGLNAADLLMQALASPGLPFCIAAGLVGCVSYRCWYTAMNMTGVCRAMALNVTYALWGILFSAIFTNITVTRNLVAGAVVIVAGIVLVVMQGKGRTALRQSQEGL from the coding sequence GTGAAAGGCCCTTCCGGCAACGGCCCGAAAAGCGAAAGGGGCGCGTGCAGCACCTCTGCGCGGGATGCGGCATATGTACGCAAAGGGCTTTTTCTCGCTGCGCTGACTGGGGTAATTTTCAGTCTGGATGGCCCTATTCTGAAGCAGGGGCTGGTAAAAGAGCCGTTCAGCATACCTGAATTCTGGCTGTTGGCCCCCCTGTTTGCCGCGGGCTGTCACGACATCAGCGCGGCCTGTCTTTCTCTTGTTCTCAATGTGGCTCAGGGCAAGGGGCGGGAGGTGTTCCGCACCTTTTGCAGCAAGCCCGGCAGGTACTGCATCATGGGCGCTTTTATGGGCGCTCCCCTTGGCATGGGCGGCTATCTGATGGGCGTTTCGTTGGCAGGGCCAGCCTATGCCTTGCCCATTTCCACCCTGTATCCGGCCATCGCGGCGGTGCTGGCGCGCTTTTTTCTGAAAGAGCGCATTTCCGCAAGGGCCATGTGCGGCCTTGCGCTTTGCGTGGCGGGCGCGTTTACCGTGGGCTGGTCTGCGCCCCAGGGCGGCGTGGGCGGTCAGGCCTTTTATCTGGGGTTGGGATTTGCCTTTCTGGCCGCCTTTGGCTGGGCATCGGAGGGCGTGTGCGTAACGGCGGGTATGGACTTTATCGAGCCTGTTGTGGCCCTGAATGTCTATCAGATCGTTTCCAGCCTGTTGTATATGCTGGTGATCGTGCCTGCGGCCTTTGTGCTGCTGGAACGTGGCAACCCCGGCCTGAACGCGGCTGACCTGCTGATGCAGGCTCTTGCCAGCCCCGGTTTGCCTTTTTGCATAGCGGCTGGCCTGGTGGGCTGCGTTTCGTACCGCTGCTGGTACACGGCCATGAACATGACCGGCGTATGCCGGGCCATGGCCCTGAACGTGACCTATGCCCTCTGGGGTATATTGTTCAGCGCCATTTTTACCAACATTACCGTTACCCGTAATCTTGTGGCGGGCGCGGTGGTGATAGTGGCGGGCATTGTGCTGGTTGTCATGCAGGGCAAGGGGCGAACCGCCTTGCGTCAATCGCAGGAGGGGCTGTGA
- a CDS encoding ABC transporter permease has product MQCNEKVTYRKPMRLRILPVLSVCIFLGVWQMCVGPADSNDWRIPSTLLSSPYDILSLMVDKLTNPAPDGAVLLEHAWTSMQEAFLGYVLALIVGLPLGLAMGWFTTVRGLVRPIFEIIRPIPPVAWIPLTIFWFGIGLPGKVFIIWLSGIVPCVINTYTGVRMTNPVHIQMARTYGASDWQIFTSICVPSALPMVFGALQIALAYCWVTLVAAELLAADKGLGYLITIGRMLGRTDLVMVGMVSVGIAGAIIGFIIDKIESRLLAGIRR; this is encoded by the coding sequence ATGCAATGCAATGAAAAAGTAACCTACCGCAAGCCCATGAGGCTTCGCATCCTGCCGGTTTTGAGCGTTTGTATTTTTCTTGGCGTGTGGCAGATGTGCGTTGGCCCGGCTGACAGTAACGACTGGCGTATTCCCAGCACGTTGCTCAGCTCGCCCTACGACATATTGAGCCTCATGGTCGACAAGCTCACCAATCCCGCTCCTGACGGGGCAGTGCTGCTGGAGCATGCCTGGACAAGTATGCAGGAAGCCTTTTTGGGCTATGTGCTGGCCCTGATTGTGGGCCTGCCCCTGGGCCTTGCGATGGGCTGGTTCACCACGGTACGCGGCCTTGTGCGCCCCATATTTGAAATCATCCGGCCCATTCCGCCGGTTGCCTGGATTCCGCTGACCATTTTCTGGTTCGGCATCGGTCTGCCCGGCAAGGTATTTATCATCTGGCTTTCGGGCATCGTGCCGTGCGTCATCAATACATATACCGGCGTGCGCATGACCAACCCCGTGCATATCCAGATGGCCAGAACCTATGGCGCTTCCGACTGGCAGATATTTACCTCCATCTGCGTTCCCTCCGCGCTGCCCATGGTGTTTGGCGCCTTGCAGATCGCCCTGGCCTACTGCTGGGTGACCCTGGTTGCCGCTGAACTGCTGGCCGCAGACAAGGGCCTTGGCTATCTCATCACCATTGGCCGCATGCTTGGCCGTACCGACCTTGTGATGGTGGGTATGGTGAGCGTGGGTATTGCTGGCGCCATCATCGGTTTCATCATTGACAAGATCGAATCCCGGCTGCTGGCCGGCATCAGGAGATAG
- a CDS encoding OsmC family protein, protein MSHELSVSLCRRGGKVDLDLESGAFGVLTIDGEKIPPEERSGTAKKLLAASALYCYCAALDKALDTRNAKYDKIEAKATLHTGTDDLGRGRVTGIDIDVTVHLDEEYEFIFDRVEKIMRQGCLVTGSLEAAFPVKYNLRLADDED, encoded by the coding sequence ATGTCACATGAACTCAGTGTTTCTCTCTGCCGCCGTGGCGGCAAGGTGGATCTGGATCTGGAGAGCGGCGCGTTTGGCGTGCTCACCATAGACGGTGAAAAGATACCGCCTGAAGAACGTTCCGGCACGGCCAAAAAGCTCCTGGCCGCCTCTGCCCTGTACTGCTATTGCGCCGCTTTGGACAAGGCCCTGGATACGCGCAATGCCAAGTACGACAAAATCGAGGCCAAGGCCACGCTGCACACAGGCACCGATGATCTGGGCCGGGGCCGGGTAACGGGCATTGATATCGATGTTACCGTGCATCTGGATGAAGAGTACGAATTCATTTTTGACCGTGTGGAAAAGATCATGCGTCAAGGCTGCCTGGTCACGGGTTCGCTGGAGGCCGCCTTCCCCGTGAAGTACAACCTCAGGCTCGCCGACGACGAGGATTAG
- a CDS encoding sigma 54-interacting transcriptional regulator, with protein sequence MLSSPPVPPINVEKSYRRLLNHLPGMAYRCRVLNIDAPESDYLQYELEFVSRGSYELLGVPAEDMVLDHHNTIELMTHPDDLGPSRKAIRDSIVAHEPYQVMYRLLLPSGRVKWLWDQGEGVYDDSGVLRYLEGLIMDVSEQKFQEMALREENRELRTSVINLYGLGNIVGKSEPMRRVYSQILKAAETDSNVIIYGETGCGKDLAAKSIHEYSGRKGRYVPVNCGAIPEQLLESEFFGHVKGAFSGAHANKEGYIGAANGGTLFLDEIGELPLHLQVKLLRAIENKMYTPVGGNTPKESSFRLIAATNQDLAKMVREKTMRSDFYYRVNVLSITLPPLRERHGDIALLVEAWLEKRGLNLILPPHVRLAVEQYDWPGNVRELHNFLDRYLAFGDEALLSLGDAGRADLLLNTPQGISLDQAVLQLEERMIRQALEKCRWHRGKAAEELGLNLRTLQRKMRRMSGGSEKLHG encoded by the coding sequence ATGCTTTCATCGCCCCCAGTTCCCCCCATTAATGTGGAAAAAAGCTATCGCCGCCTGCTCAATCACCTGCCGGGCATGGCCTATCGGTGCCGCGTTCTCAATATCGACGCGCCGGAAAGTGATTATCTTCAGTATGAACTGGAGTTTGTAAGCCGTGGCAGCTACGAGTTGCTGGGGGTGCCAGCCGAAGACATGGTGCTTGACCACCACAACACCATCGAACTGATGACCCACCCCGATGACCTCGGCCCCAGCCGCAAAGCCATACGCGACAGTATTGTCGCCCATGAGCCGTATCAGGTCATGTACAGGCTTTTGCTGCCCTCAGGGCGCGTCAAGTGGCTGTGGGATCAGGGGGAAGGCGTCTACGACGATTCGGGCGTTCTGCGGTATCTCGAAGGCCTGATTATGGACGTGAGCGAGCAAAAATTTCAGGAAATGGCCCTGCGCGAAGAAAATCGCGAGCTGCGAACCTCTGTTATCAATCTTTACGGTCTGGGCAACATTGTGGGCAAAAGCGAACCCATGCGCCGCGTATACAGCCAGATTCTCAAAGCGGCAGAAACCGATTCAAACGTCATCATTTACGGTGAAACAGGCTGCGGCAAAGACCTTGCCGCCAAGAGCATTCATGAATACAGCGGGCGCAAGGGCCGTTATGTGCCGGTAAACTGCGGCGCAATCCCAGAGCAGTTGCTGGAGAGTGAATTTTTCGGGCATGTGAAAGGGGCGTTTTCCGGCGCGCATGCCAATAAAGAGGGCTACATAGGCGCGGCCAATGGCGGCACGCTGTTTCTGGACGAAATAGGCGAGCTGCCGCTGCACCTTCAGGTCAAGCTGCTCAGGGCCATTGAAAACAAGATGTATACCCCCGTGGGCGGCAATACGCCCAAGGAATCATCCTTCCGCCTCATTGCCGCAACCAACCAGGATCTTGCAAAAATGGTGCGCGAAAAAACCATGCGCTCCGATTTTTATTACCGCGTCAACGTGCTTTCCATCACCCTGCCGCCCCTGCGCGAACGTCACGGCGACATTGCCCTGCTGGTGGAGGCCTGGCTTGAAAAACGCGGCCTGAACCTTATTCTGCCGCCCCATGTGCGGCTCGCCGTGGAGCAGTACGACTGGCCCGGCAACGTGCGTGAACTGCACAACTTTCTTGACCGTTACCTCGCCTTTGGTGACGAGGCTCTTCTTTCGCTGGGGGATGCCGGACGGGCCGACCTGCTGCTTAACACGCCCCAGGGCATCAGCCTTGATCAGGCCGTGCTGCAACTTGAAGAACGCATGATCCGGCAGGCGCTTGAAAAGTGCCGTTGGCACAGGGGCAAAGCTGCGGAAGAGCTGGGGCTGAACCTGCGCACCCTGCAACGCAAGATGCGCAGAATGTCCGGTGGGAGTGAAAAACTGCACGGCTAG
- a CDS encoding outer membrane homotrimeric porin, which yields MSLKRKTILSAAALALTLGLAFGQSAEAVDFKARGIWSMGFGVGDSSLTKDVTTTGAKQKANNSDQFVSRQRVLLFLDAVASENLMGSVQFKLGPMDWGRSGQGSALGADGTLIRVTQAHMQWSVPQTDLKFKMGLQYLALPNAAGGSAVFDTQAAAVVGNYAFNKNVGLTALWMRPFNDNYQGGTYNNVISNDKANYLDNMDLFALSMPLTFDGISITPWVMPGMMGRNTGKFGAFTNYNLGDGSPATTLYPYLNKIGAGHGLNVTGVTNASKEYGTVFWAGLPVKVTALEPWNIEFDTNYGFVEQMGSFNVMRRNNANDVVRGSTQRQGWLAKALVEYKLDWGVPGVFGWYASGDDGNVKNGSERLPSVCAYGNFTSFMGDGNLGWSPNVNFMDKSLSYAGTWGFGAQIRDVSFLDKLTHTFRVAYWGGTNSPAMVKYMDHANAWDSTSNMFDGPYMTTNDGLLEFNVISSYKIYDNLEMNVELGYVANYMDSSTWNKSYQNFGSYSKQDAWKGQVVFQYKF from the coding sequence ATGTCTTTAAAACGGAAAACCATTCTTTCCGCAGCAGCTCTTGCGCTTACATTGGGGTTGGCGTTTGGGCAGTCTGCCGAAGCGGTGGATTTCAAGGCAAGGGGCATCTGGTCGATGGGCTTTGGCGTGGGCGATTCCAGCCTGACCAAGGACGTTACGACCACTGGGGCAAAACAGAAGGCCAACAACTCTGACCAGTTTGTTTCGCGTCAGCGCGTTCTGCTATTCCTTGACGCTGTCGCCTCTGAAAACCTGATGGGCAGCGTGCAGTTCAAGCTTGGCCCGATGGACTGGGGCAGATCCGGTCAGGGTTCCGCCCTTGGTGCGGACGGCACCCTGATACGCGTGACCCAGGCCCACATGCAGTGGTCGGTTCCGCAGACCGATCTGAAGTTCAAGATGGGTTTGCAGTATCTGGCCCTGCCTAACGCCGCTGGCGGATCTGCGGTGTTTGACACCCAGGCTGCCGCTGTGGTTGGCAACTATGCCTTCAACAAAAACGTGGGCCTCACCGCCCTGTGGATGCGCCCCTTCAACGACAACTATCAGGGCGGCACCTACAACAACGTGATCAGCAACGACAAGGCCAATTATCTTGATAATATGGACCTGTTTGCCCTGAGCATGCCCCTGACCTTTGACGGCATCAGCATCACCCCCTGGGTCATGCCCGGCATGATGGGCCGCAACACTGGAAAGTTTGGCGCGTTCACCAACTACAACCTGGGAGACGGCTCCCCCGCCACCACCCTGTACCCCTACCTGAACAAGATCGGTGCGGGCCACGGCCTCAACGTGACCGGCGTGACCAATGCCTCCAAGGAATACGGCACCGTGTTCTGGGCTGGCCTGCCTGTTAAGGTTACGGCTCTGGAACCCTGGAACATTGAATTCGACACCAACTACGGCTTTGTCGAGCAGATGGGCAGCTTCAACGTAATGCGCCGCAACAACGCCAATGACGTGGTGCGCGGCAGCACCCAGCGTCAGGGCTGGCTGGCCAAGGCCCTTGTGGAATACAAGCTCGACTGGGGCGTGCCCGGCGTGTTCGGCTGGTACGCCTCCGGCGATGACGGCAACGTCAAGAACGGTTCCGAGCGCCTGCCTTCCGTGTGTGCTTACGGCAACTTCACGTCCTTCATGGGCGATGGCAACCTCGGCTGGAGCCCCAACGTCAACTTCATGGACAAGTCCTTGTCCTACGCGGGCACCTGGGGCTTTGGCGCGCAGATCCGCGATGTCAGCTTCCTCGACAAACTCACCCACACCTTCCGCGTGGCCTATTGGGGCGGCACCAACAGCCCCGCAATGGTCAAGTACATGGACCATGCCAATGCGTGGGATTCCACGTCCAACATGTTTGACGGCCCTTACATGACCACCAACGATGGCCTGCTGGAATTCAACGTGATTTCTTCCTACAAGATTTACGACAATCTTGAGATGAACGTTGAACTGGGCTACGTGGCCAACTACATGGACAGCAGCACCTGGAACAAGAGCTACCAGAACTTCGGCTCCTACTCCAAGCAGGATGCCTGGAAGGGTCAGGTGGTCTTCCAGTACAAGTTCTAA
- a CDS encoding ABC transporter ATP-binding protein, whose amino-acid sequence MYGDLTVLDKVNFTIKRGELVCIVGPTGCGKTTFLNCMSKLTETTSGNIYIDGEVANPRKHNLAFVFQEPTALPWLTVEENVAYGMRIKKVPPKQLRERLDMILEMVGLEDTAKLYPNQVSASMMQRIAVARAFAVNPDLLLMDEPYGQLDVKLRFYLEDELVKLWQTLKSTVLFVTHNIEEAVYVADRILVLSPKPTKVRAEVVVDLPRPRDFRDPRFVELRRQVTDLIRWW is encoded by the coding sequence ATGTATGGGGACCTTACCGTTCTGGACAAGGTCAACTTTACCATCAAGCGCGGAGAGCTGGTTTGCATAGTCGGGCCTACGGGATGCGGCAAGACAACCTTTCTCAACTGCATGTCCAAACTTACGGAAACCACCTCCGGCAACATCTACATTGATGGTGAAGTGGCAAATCCGCGCAAGCATAACCTGGCCTTTGTGTTTCAGGAACCAACGGCTCTGCCGTGGCTCACAGTGGAAGAAAACGTGGCCTACGGCATGCGCATAAAAAAGGTTCCGCCCAAACAGCTCAGGGAACGTCTTGATATGATTCTGGAGATGGTGGGGCTGGAAGATACGGCCAAGCTGTATCCCAACCAGGTTTCGGCCAGCATGATGCAGCGTATCGCCGTGGCGCGCGCCTTTGCCGTGAACCCCGATCTGCTGCTTATGGATGAACCCTATGGACAGCTTGACGTGAAGCTGCGCTTCTATCTTGAAGACGAGCTTGTGAAGCTGTGGCAGACCCTCAAGAGCACCGTGCTTTTTGTTACGCACAACATTGAAGAAGCCGTGTATGTGGCTGACCGTATCCTGGTGCTGAGCCCCAAGCCCACCAAGGTGAGGGCGGAAGTGGTTGTTGACCTGCCGCGCCCGAGGGATTTCAGGGATCCGCGTTTTGTCGAACTTCGCCGCCAGGTCACAGACCTCATCCGCTGGTGGTAG
- a CDS encoding alkaline phosphatase family protein, with protein sequence MAAKAKRAALIGYDCLIPKRLEVMLAQGGLDNFRKFMQEGSYIPEGFNLPTVTPPSWATICTGAWPRTHGVEDYYYYHEGRSLDYKETSQAFGSSILTAETIWDAWDKAGKKCLVVNYPMSWPSKMQHGVMIMGEGLSPAETRWPLHGNEHKEYLCSESVISTDFYPMGSQGTFDDAEGWANLPEGEEPLEMNVRMHFKEAIEPLEDQTWHCLVWQSGDEGYDRMALCPEKDYAKAFFTIQLGQWSEPAQHDFTVKGDGRTEKGVFRAKLMQLSDDAEEFKLYISGIAGRCGFIAPAEAAAQIDFSKHITANDIGLVAYLHGIIDTDTVCELVDFHSAWLWNTIESLIKANADWDLFYMHSHPIDWFYHGWLSELDSADDAVRTKAEKMERYIYEVEDRLLGRLMDIMGDETVMCVCSDHGATPLGPILNTAHALKEAGLCSYEPKKSENYWDIYEETEGFNYVLDVSKSLAVPQRYMFVYVNLKGRYPGGIVEQEDYENVRDRIINALLDYKHPDTGDRPVLLAVRKEDAHVFGMGGAQAGDVVYVLKPEYMAEHGYGLPTGESGCGSLKNLLMFRGPNIRKGYRYTRPRWLADIVPTFCYITGNPVPADAEGAPIYQIMENPNLVD encoded by the coding sequence ATGGCTGCAAAAGCAAAGCGCGCCGCCCTTATAGGTTACGACTGCCTTATTCCTAAAAGGCTTGAAGTAATGCTCGCTCAGGGGGGGCTCGATAACTTCAGAAAGTTCATGCAGGAGGGCAGCTACATTCCCGAAGGTTTCAATCTGCCTACGGTCACTCCGCCGTCCTGGGCCACTATCTGCACGGGCGCATGGCCCCGCACCCACGGCGTGGAAGACTACTATTACTACCATGAAGGCCGCAGCCTTGATTACAAGGAAACCTCGCAGGCTTTCGGCTCCAGCATCCTCACCGCAGAGACCATCTGGGACGCGTGGGACAAGGCTGGCAAGAAGTGCCTCGTGGTCAACTACCCCATGTCGTGGCCGTCCAAGATGCAGCACGGCGTCATGATCATGGGCGAGGGCCTCAGCCCCGCCGAAACCCGCTGGCCCCTGCACGGCAACGAGCACAAGGAATATTTGTGCTCTGAAAGCGTCATTTCCACAGATTTCTATCCCATGGGTTCGCAGGGCACCTTTGACGATGCCGAAGGCTGGGCCAACCTGCCAGAAGGCGAAGAACCCCTTGAAATGAATGTGCGTATGCACTTCAAGGAAGCCATCGAACCCCTGGAAGACCAGACCTGGCACTGCCTTGTGTGGCAGAGCGGCGATGAAGGCTATGACCGCATGGCCCTTTGCCCTGAAAAGGACTACGCCAAGGCCTTCTTTACCATTCAGCTTGGTCAGTGGAGCGAACCCGCCCAACACGACTTTACCGTGAAGGGCGATGGCCGCACCGAAAAGGGCGTATTTCGCGCCAAGCTCATGCAGCTTTCTGACGATGCCGAAGAGTTCAAACTGTATATTTCCGGCATTGCTGGCCGTTGCGGCTTTATCGCTCCGGCTGAAGCCGCCGCGCAGATTGACTTCAGCAAGCACATTACGGCCAATGATATTGGTCTGGTTGCCTATCTGCACGGCATTATTGATACCGATACCGTGTGCGAACTGGTGGACTTTCACAGCGCATGGCTCTGGAACACCATTGAATCGCTCATCAAGGCCAATGCGGACTGGGATCTTTTCTACATGCATTCCCATCCCATTGACTGGTTCTACCACGGCTGGCTCAGCGAGCTGGACAGTGCGGACGATGCTGTTCGCACCAAAGCCGAAAAGATGGAACGCTACATATACGAAGTGGAAGACCGTCTGCTTGGCCGCCTCATGGACATCATGGGCGATGAAACCGTCATGTGCGTGTGCTCCGACCACGGCGCAACGCCCCTCGGCCCCATCCTCAACACGGCCCACGCCCTCAAGGAAGCCGGACTGTGCTCTTACGAGCCCAAGAAGTCTGAAAACTACTGGGATATCTACGAGGAAACCGAAGGCTTCAACTACGTGCTTGATGTGAGCAAGTCGCTTGCCGTGCCGCAGCGCTACATGTTCGTGTACGTAAACCTGAAGGGCCGTTATCCCGGCGGTATTGTTGAGCAGGAAGACTACGAAAACGTGCGCGACCGCATCATCAACGCCCTGCTGGACTACAAGCATCCCGACACAGGCGACCGGCCCGTGCTGCTCGCCGTGCGCAAGGAAGACGCGCACGTGTTTGGCATGGGCGGCGCGCAGGCTGGCGATGTGGTGTACGTGCTCAAACCCGAATACATGGCCGAGCACGGTTACGGTCTGCCCACCGGCGAATCCGGCTGCGGCAGCCTCAAAAACCTGCTCATGTTCCGTGGCCCCAACATCCGCAAGGGCTACCGTTATACCCGCCCGCGCTGGCTGGCCGACATTGTGCCCACCTTCTGCTACATCACGGGCAATCCTGTCCCCGCCGACGCCGAAGGCGCGCCCATTTACCAGATCATGGAAAACCCCAATCTGGTTGATTAA
- a CDS encoding transcriptional regulator — protein sequence MMRVRLPLRLAVGRLLLDGAPRTACDVCVALEQEYAGERQINVANIEAQLRALKGVGIVTVCNESNQGGAYGITPDGRQRVLRNL from the coding sequence GTGATGCGCGTTCGGCTGCCTTTGCGGCTGGCTGTGGGCAGATTGTTGCTGGACGGCGCGCCCCGCACGGCCTGTGATGTGTGCGTCGCCCTGGAGCAAGAATACGCAGGCGAAAGGCAGATCAATGTGGCGAATATTGAAGCTCAGCTGCGAGCCCTCAAAGGCGTGGGTATTGTGACCGTTTGTAACGAATCCAATCAGGGCGGTGCATACGGAATCACCCCGGACGGCAGGCAGCGGGTTCTGCGCAATCTCTAG
- the gcvH gene encoding glycine cleavage system protein GcvH: protein MKDLDQLALPENLRYTDEHVWLCVEGETATVGISDFAQDQLGEIAFVDLPAVGTTYKNGQEFGTVESLKSVNALFMPVAGSVLEVNETLESTPTLVNAKPYNEGWMLRIRMDDPAEAATLADSAAYLNLLRKG from the coding sequence ATGAAAGATCTTGACCAATTGGCTTTGCCCGAAAATCTGCGCTATACCGACGAACATGTGTGGCTGTGCGTGGAAGGCGAAACCGCCACCGTAGGCATCAGCGACTTTGCCCAGGACCAGCTTGGCGAAATCGCCTTTGTTGACCTGCCTGCCGTGGGTACAACCTACAAAAACGGTCAGGAATTCGGCACCGTTGAGTCGCTGAAGTCCGTCAACGCCCTGTTCATGCCTGTTGCCGGGTCTGTGCTTGAAGTGAATGAAACTCTGGAAAGCACGCCCACCCTCGTCAATGCCAAGCCCTACAACGAAGGCTGGATGCTGCGCATCCGCATGGACGACCCCGCCGAGGCCGCAACGCTGGCCGACAGCGCCGCCTACCTCAACCTTTTGCGCAAGGGTTAA
- the lpdA gene encoding dihydrolipoyl dehydrogenase codes for MSDQKKSMIVVGGGPGGYTAAFAAAKAGMAVTLVEYAELGGTCLNNGCIPTKTIKSSAEALEIAQQAVQFGVKIEGGVSIDPQAVYERKERVCATLRSGLEKTCAALGVTLVRGKGRLLCGGAVEVTGNGASSSLSADYVILATGSHPVNLPGLTADHKRILTSDDALKLTHVPASIIIVGGGVIGCELACIYRAFGSAVTVIEGQDRILPLPSVDADISTLLQREMKKRRIACELGQTLTHVRVDENGVSGVLAPSPFVSGAPARPERPISAEMVLVSVGRASMTAGLGLKEAGVATDERGWIRADEYMRTSLPGVYAIGDALGPARVMLAHVAAAEALCAVNDCLTGGKGAPMDYRFVPSAIFTSPEIGCVGMSEQQARDAGYEVKTSVVQVRELGKAQAMGALPGFCKLVVDASDGTLLGAHMAGAHATDLIAETTLALRMGASINDIATTIHAHPTLAEAIGDAALRMEEE; via the coding sequence ATGTCCGACCAGAAAAAAAGCATGATCGTTGTGGGCGGCGGCCCTGGCGGTTACACGGCGGCTTTTGCTGCCGCCAAGGCCGGAATGGCCGTAACCCTTGTGGAGTACGCCGAACTTGGCGGCACCTGCCTCAACAACGGCTGCATACCCACCAAGACCATCAAGTCGTCTGCGGAAGCTCTTGAGATTGCCCAGCAGGCCGTGCAGTTCGGTGTCAAGATTGAAGGCGGCGTCAGCATTGACCCGCAGGCCGTCTACGAGCGCAAGGAGCGTGTTTGCGCCACCCTGCGTTCTGGTCTTGAAAAGACCTGTGCCGCCCTGGGCGTAACCCTGGTGCGCGGCAAGGGGCGCCTGCTTTGCGGCGGCGCGGTGGAGGTGACCGGCAACGGCGCAAGCTCCAGCCTGTCAGCGGATTACGTCATACTGGCAACGGGTTCGCATCCTGTGAACCTGCCGGGCCTCACAGCCGACCACAAGCGCATTCTCACCAGCGACGATGCCCTCAAGCTCACCCATGTGCCTGCCTCCATCATCATTGTGGGTGGCGGCGTCATTGGCTGCGAGCTGGCCTGCATCTATCGGGCTTTTGGCTCCGCTGTCACAGTGATTGAAGGGCAGGACAGGATATTGCCCCTGCCTTCGGTGGATGCCGACATCAGCACCTTGCTCCAGCGCGAGATGAAAAAGCGCCGCATTGCCTGCGAACTCGGGCAAACGCTCACCCACGTGCGCGTGGATGAAAACGGCGTCAGCGGCGTGCTTGCGCCGTCGCCCTTTGTGAGCGGCGCGCCAGCGAGGCCCGAACGCCCCATCAGCGCCGAGATGGTGCTTGTCTCTGTGGGCCGCGCCTCCATGACCGCCGGGCTTGGCCTCAAGGAAGCCGGTGTTGCTACGGACGAACGCGGCTGGATTCGCGCTGATGAATACATGCGTACATCCCTGCCCGGCGTGTATGCCATTGGCGATGCCCTTGGCCCCGCGCGCGTCATGCTGGCCCATGTGGCTGCCGCCGAGGCTCTTTGCGCCGTTAACGACTGCCTGACCGGCGGCAAGGGCGCTCCCATGGATTACCGTTTTGTGCCTTCGGCCATCTTCACCTCGCCAGAAATTGGCTGCGTGGGCATGAGCGAGCAGCAGGCACGCGATGCGGGCTATGAGGTCAAAACCTCTGTTGTGCAGGTCCGCGAACTTGGCAAGGCCCAGGCCATGGGCGCACTGCCCGGCTTCTGCAAGCTGGTGGTGGATGCCAGCGACGGCACCCTGTTGGGCGCGCACATGGCTGGCGCGCACGCCACCGACCTTATTGCCGAAACAACTCTGGCTTTGCGCATGGGCGCTTCCATCAACGACATAGCCACCACCATTCACGCCCATCCCACGCTGGCCGAAGCCATTGGCGACGCTGCCCTGCGCATGGAAGAGGAGTAG